One region of Gossypium raimondii isolate GPD5lz chromosome 6, ASM2569854v1, whole genome shotgun sequence genomic DNA includes:
- the LOC105774334 gene encoding uncharacterized protein LOC105774334 encodes MHFPWKKAKVTRISRLVAGLHQSPKRGGSLVVETGFPTSLIDLFVKNRDRLRKSSKKKSGPQILIPSPPCNEELQSHDMDDGELVIITREGDGEKIGLHLVFKISLMVALAVSTRNLAVWIMMAALLLVVIEFVGTHFLGFSRPQSKTLFFDSWIRKGLKSRADQLVEKQQGTDFPDPCEVIELKDEIRRETAIITCKSERSRSARFKTSLIKKFVPKKLRHEKSKKQGKSNKKKDKESSNQVANEEDESETEGGDQVLQVESEPENVRKRNSGTGYVVLLVMVILAGLLGGRGVALLLSVVCCLILIYIGTHQKTKMTLV; translated from the coding sequence atGCATTTTCCATGGAAGAAAGCCAAAGTAACCCGTATCTCACGGCTGGTTGCCGGCCTCCACCAATCCCCCAAACGCGGTGGATCCCTTGTGGTGGAGACTGGATTCCCGACATCCCTCATCGATCTGTTCGTTAAGAACCGTGATCGCTTGCGGAAGTCATCTAAAAAGAAATCCGGTCCCCAGATCCTAATCCCTTCCCCTCCCTGCAATGAAGAGCTACAATCTCATGACATGGATGATGGCGAATTAGTAATAATTACGAGAGAAGGGGATGGTGAGAAGATTGGCTTGCATCTCGtgtttaaaatttctttaatggTGGCTCTGGCTGTTAGTACCAGAAATCTTGCGGTTTGGATCATGATGGCTGCATTGTTACTTGTGGTAATTGAGTTTGTTGGCACACATTTTCTGGGTTTCTCGAGACCCCAATCCAAGACCCTTTTCTTCGATTCTTGGATTCGAAAAGGTTTGAAATCAAGAGCAGATCAATTGGTTGAGAAACAACAAGGAACTGACTTCCCTGATCCTTGCGAGGTTATCGAATTGAAAGATGAGATAAGAAGGGAAACCGCAATCATTACATGTAAGAGTGAGCGTAGTCGGAGTGCAAGATTCAAAACAAGTTTAATCAAGAAATTTGTTCCAAAGAAGTTGCGTCATGAAAAGAGTAAGAAGCAAGGGAAGAGTAACAAGAAGAAGGATAAGGAATCAAGTAATCAAGTAGccaatgaagaagatgaatcaGAAACTGAAGGAGGAGATCAAGTCTTGCAGGTTGAGTCAGAACCGGAGAATGTTAGAAAAAGGAATTCAGGGACAGGGTACGTAGTTCTGCTTGTGATGGTTATTCTTGCTGGACTTTTAGGGGGGCGGGGCGTTGCCCTTTTACTTTCCGTTGTATGCTGCCTCATACTAATATATATTGGAACACACCAGAAAACAAAGATGACATTGGTTTAA